The Crocinitomicaceae bacterium genome includes a region encoding these proteins:
- a CDS encoding glutamine synthetase III: MATIRKASLHEVLHRKSNPMPELTNRVSQYFGENTFHIDKMRECLTESAYKIVKSAIQFGTPVDRSVADQIATAMKDWAISKGATHYTHWFQPLTGTTAEKHDSFFKPVGAGKAIERFEGDMLVQQEPDASSFPNGGIRNTFEARGYTAWDPSSPAFVIGKTLCIPTVFIAYTGEALDYKMPLLKALHAVESAAKDVCEYFDKDVTSVKATLGWEQEYFLVDSALYSARPDLMMTGRALFGHEPAKGQQLEDHYFGSIPDRVTEFMREFEYESHLLGIPVTTRHNEVAPNQYECAPMFEEVNIANDHNLLLMDLMDKIARKHNFRVLLHEKPFAGVNGSGKHNNWSMGTNTGVNLLQPGKNPKSNLQFLTFFVNTIKAIHDQADVLRASIATASNDHRLGANEAPPAIISVFIGTQLTKMLDDLEESISAGKMTPEAKTELKLNIGKIPQLLLDNTDRNRTSPFAFTGNKFEFRAVGSSANCAHAMTVLNTIVANQLIEFKKVIDAEIEKGEKKDEAILKELQKLIKASKKIRFEGNGYGDEWVIEAEKRGLSNIKDTPRALDIWGKKETKKLFIKHGILSEVELHARHDIELESYMLKIQIESRVMGDLAKNHIIPAALAYQNVLIKNVKGIIDILGEEEGKLAARTQINFIKSISKHVNAMNDKVNLMIDERKKANVIKDARERAIAYCDHVKSYFDEIRYHADKLEIMVEDESWPLPKLRELLFTR; encoded by the coding sequence ATGGCAACCATTAGAAAAGCATCCTTACACGAAGTTCTTCACAGAAAATCGAATCCAATGCCTGAACTAACCAATCGGGTATCACAATATTTTGGAGAGAACACTTTTCATATAGATAAAATGCGTGAGTGTCTCACAGAGTCGGCTTATAAAATTGTGAAATCAGCCATACAATTTGGAACACCGGTTGATCGTTCGGTTGCAGATCAAATTGCAACAGCCATGAAAGATTGGGCAATTTCAAAAGGGGCAACACATTATACACACTGGTTTCAACCATTAACCGGAACTACTGCCGAAAAACACGATAGTTTTTTTAAGCCTGTTGGTGCAGGAAAAGCCATTGAAAGATTTGAAGGAGATATGTTGGTGCAACAAGAACCTGATGCATCATCATTTCCAAACGGCGGTATCAGAAATACTTTTGAAGCGCGTGGCTATACGGCTTGGGATCCTTCATCTCCTGCTTTTGTGATTGGAAAAACTTTATGTATTCCCACTGTGTTTATTGCCTATACAGGCGAAGCGCTTGATTATAAAATGCCTTTATTAAAAGCACTACACGCAGTTGAAAGCGCAGCAAAAGATGTGTGTGAATATTTTGATAAAGATGTAACTAGTGTTAAAGCAACATTGGGGTGGGAACAAGAATATTTTCTAGTTGACTCTGCCTTGTACTCAGCGCGGCCTGATTTGATGATGACCGGCAGAGCATTATTTGGACATGAGCCCGCGAAGGGACAGCAGTTGGAAGATCATTATTTTGGCTCTATTCCGGATAGAGTAACTGAATTTATGCGTGAGTTTGAATATGAATCTCATTTGCTCGGAATACCTGTTACAACAAGACATAATGAAGTTGCCCCAAATCAGTATGAGTGTGCACCTATGTTTGAAGAAGTGAACATTGCCAATGATCACAATTTATTGCTGATGGATTTAATGGATAAAATTGCACGCAAACATAATTTCAGAGTTTTGTTGCATGAAAAACCATTTGCAGGTGTGAACGGATCAGGTAAGCACAACAATTGGTCAATGGGAACAAACACCGGAGTTAATTTATTGCAACCCGGAAAAAATCCAAAATCAAATTTGCAGTTCCTTACTTTTTTTGTTAATACCATCAAGGCAATACATGATCAGGCAGATGTGTTGCGCGCATCAATTGCAACCGCTAGTAATGATCATCGGTTAGGCGCTAATGAGGCACCACCGGCAATTATTTCTGTTTTCATTGGAACGCAACTCACCAAAATGTTGGATGATCTGGAAGAAAGTATTTCTGCCGGAAAAATGACTCCTGAAGCAAAGACTGAATTGAAATTGAACATCGGAAAAATTCCGCAATTACTATTAGATAATACCGATAGAAACAGAACTTCTCCATTTGCATTTACAGGAAATAAATTTGAATTCCGCGCCGTTGGTTCATCTGCAAACTGCGCACATGCAATGACAGTGTTGAATACCATTGTAGCAAATCAATTGATAGAATTTAAAAAAGTAATTGATGCAGAAATTGAAAAAGGAGAGAAGAAAGATGAAGCAATTTTGAAAGAGCTGCAGAAATTAATTAAAGCATCAAAAAAAATTCGTTTTGAAGGCAATGGTTATGGAGACGAGTGGGTGATAGAAGCTGAAAAAAGAGGCTTATCTAATATCAAAGATACTCCGAGAGCGCTGGATATATGGGGTAAAAAAGAAACAAAAAAACTTTTCATCAAACATGGTATTCTGTCAGAAGTAGAATTGCATGCAAGACATGATATTGAGCTGGAAAGTTATATGCTTAAAATTCAGATTGAGTCAAGGGTAATGGGCGATCTTGCAAAAAATCACATCATACCGGCGGCATTGGCGTATCAGAATGTGTTGATTAAAAACGTGAAAGGCATTATTGATATTCTGGGCGAAGAAGAAGGGAAATTGGCAGCACGTACTCAAATTAATTTCATCAAGTCTATATCAAAACATGTTAACGCCATGAATGATAAAGTAAACCTGATGATTGATGAACGTAAAAAAGCAAACGTGATTAAAGATGCAAGAGAACGTGCAATTGCCTATTGTGATCATGTGAAATCATATTTTGATGAGATACGTTACCACGCTGATAAGCTTGAGATCATGGTGGAAGATGAATCATGGCCTTTGCCAAAATTACGTGAGTTGTTGTTCACGAGATAA
- a CDS encoding YeeE/YedE family protein, giving the protein MNELLNTILYESWPWYVGGPLIGIFAIAVLLIERKSLGVSTSFEHFCSVAIPAEIKRNLLFRESWQIWFVSGMVLGGLVLHLGGFTTEIIALSEKTVQVFSSYGLTDHAGYAPEALYTFALPQVFILFAGGLAIGFGSRYAGGCTAGHSIMGIAQLAPSSIISTIGFFVGGLISTYLIIPFIF; this is encoded by the coding sequence ATGAATGAACTCTTGAACACAATTTTATATGAATCATGGCCATGGTATGTTGGTGGACCATTGATTGGTATTTTTGCTATTGCTGTTTTGTTGATTGAACGCAAATCATTGGGTGTATCAACCAGCTTTGAACATTTTTGTTCTGTTGCAATACCGGCTGAAATTAAGCGGAATCTCTTGTTTAGAGAATCATGGCAAATTTGGTTTGTGAGCGGAATGGTTCTGGGTGGTTTGGTTTTACATCTTGGTGGATTCACCACAGAAATCATTGCGTTGTCAGAGAAAACGGTACAGGTTTTTTCATCGTATGGATTAACTGATCATGCAGGTTATGCGCCGGAAGCACTTTACACCTTTGCATTGCCGCAAGTATTTATTCTTTTTGCAGGTGGACTTGCGATTGGCTTTGGTTCACGATATGCGGGTGGTTGCACCGCCGGTCATTCTATCATGGGCATTGCACAATTGGCTCCATCATCCATCATTTCAACAATAGGATTTTTTGTTGGAGGATTAATTTCAACTTATCTCATTATTCCATTCATCTTTTAA
- a CDS encoding acyl-CoA carboxylase subunit beta: MAVSQKELEFNKNEDAIKMMISDMEQKLAKIYQGGGKARIEKQHEQGKLTARERIEKLIDPKSRTVEIGAFAGYDMFHEHGGCPSGGVVVVIGYVSGRQCIIVANDATVKAGAWFPITGKKSLRAQEIAMENHLPIIYLVDSAGVYLPMQDEIFPDKEHFGRIFRNNAIMSSKGITQIAAVMGSCVAGGAYLPIMSDESLIVDKTGTIFLAGSYLVKAAIGESIDNETLGGATTHTSISGVCDYKCPNDEECLKTIRSLMDKIGEKEKAGFDRKEAFPPKKDEQEIYGLFPRDRAKPYNTYQIIERLVDNSEYTEYKSDYGKSIICVYARIEGWSVGIIANQREVVKNAKGEMQFGGVIYTDSADKAARFIMVCNQKNIPLVFLQDVSGFMVGSKSEHAGIIKDGAKMVNAQANSVVPKFTVIMGNSYGAGNYAMCGKAYDPRIIVSWPTAELAVMSGASAAKTLTQIEVAALKSKGEAVDETKQKDLYDKIKSRYDNQISPYYSAARLWVDGIIDPLDTRKVISMGIEMANHKKSDERFNVGALQT; this comes from the coding sequence ATGGCCGTATCACAAAAAGAACTTGAATTCAATAAAAATGAAGATGCCATCAAAATGATGATATCTGACATGGAACAAAAGCTTGCGAAGATTTATCAAGGCGGAGGCAAAGCACGTATTGAAAAGCAACATGAACAAGGAAAGTTGACTGCCCGTGAGCGAATTGAAAAATTAATTGATCCAAAATCACGCACGGTTGAAATTGGTGCTTTTGCGGGGTATGATATGTTTCATGAACATGGCGGCTGCCCTTCAGGGGGCGTTGTTGTGGTGATTGGTTACGTGAGCGGAAGGCAATGTATTATTGTTGCCAATGACGCCACGGTAAAAGCCGGAGCCTGGTTTCCGATCACAGGCAAAAAAAGTTTGCGCGCGCAAGAGATTGCCATGGAAAATCATTTGCCAATTATTTATTTGGTTGACAGTGCCGGCGTATATTTACCTATGCAGGATGAAATTTTTCCGGACAAAGAACATTTCGGCAGAATTTTCAGAAACAACGCAATCATGTCATCCAAAGGCATTACCCAAATTGCAGCCGTGATGGGGTCATGTGTTGCAGGTGGAGCTTATCTTCCAATCATGTCTGATGAATCATTAATTGTAGATAAAACCGGAACCATTTTTCTTGCCGGATCATACCTTGTGAAAGCAGCTATTGGTGAAAGTATTGATAACGAAACGTTGGGAGGAGCTACCACTCACACATCAATTAGCGGGGTATGTGATTATAAATGTCCTAATGATGAAGAATGTCTCAAAACCATTCGCTCATTGATGGATAAAATTGGTGAAAAAGAAAAAGCGGGATTTGATCGGAAAGAAGCTTTTCCTCCAAAAAAAGATGAACAAGAAATTTACGGATTATTCCCACGTGACCGCGCTAAGCCTTACAATACTTATCAAATCATAGAACGTTTGGTTGACAATTCAGAATACACCGAATATAAATCAGACTATGGTAAATCAATCATTTGCGTTTATGCACGCATTGAAGGTTGGAGTGTAGGCATTATTGCCAATCAACGTGAAGTAGTAAAAAATGCCAAAGGTGAAATGCAATTTGGCGGTGTGATTTATACAGATTCTGCAGATAAAGCTGCGCGATTCATCATGGTATGTAATCAAAAAAATATTCCGCTTGTTTTTCTGCAAGATGTGAGCGGATTTATGGTTGGTTCAAAATCAGAACACGCAGGTATCATTAAAGATGGTGCAAAAATGGTGAATGCACAAGCTAATTCAGTGGTTCCAAAATTCACGGTAATCATGGGCAATTCATACGGCGCAGGAAATTACGCTATGTGTGGTAAAGCCTATGATCCACGCATCATTGTGAGTTGGCCAACAGCTGAACTTGCTGTCATGAGTGGTGCATCAGCCGCAAAAACACTAACGCAAATTGAAGTAGCCGCGCTCAAATCAAAAGGTGAAGCCGTTGATGAAACCAAACAAAAAGACTTGTATGATAAAATAAAATCACGGTATGATAACCAGATATCACCATACTACTCGGCAGCTCGCTTGTGGGTTGACGGCATCATTGATCCGCTTGACACACGCAAAGTAATTTCCATGGGCATTGAAATGGCAAATCATAAAAAATCAGATGAGCGTTTTAATGTGGGGGCATTGCAGACTTGA
- a CDS encoding DUF433 domain-containing protein, giving the protein MNYQEHIEIRPDKRFGKPCIKGTRISVYDVLNWLANGMTKQEIMEDFEELTEDMINACLGFAADKEHKLKIAS; this is encoded by the coding sequence ATGAATTATCAAGAACATATCGAAATAAGACCTGACAAAAGGTTTGGAAAACCCTGCATCAAAGGAACTCGGATTTCAGTTTATGACGTCTTGAATTGGCTTGCTAACGGAATGACCAAACAAGAAATCATGGAAGACTTCGAAGAATTGACAGAAGATATGATTAATGCCTGCTTAGGATTCGCAGCGGACAAAGAGCATAAATTAAAGATTGCCTCTTGA
- the metX gene encoding homoserine O-acetyltransferase, translating into MTTLYQSKEEFKLESGQSLNGIQITYSDYGSKNSERVIWVCHALSGSSEVLTWWAGLVGDGKPFDPRVDRIICANVLGSCYGTTGAQDLERPLDFPSITVKDMVHAHELLAEHLQLKKIDVLIGASLGGQQALEWAIINPTLIKQLILIATNAVHSSFGRAFNEAQRLALLADQSFGKKDGGKAGLVAARAIAMLSYRSYTDFELKQSETELKSDGFKSASYVRYQGEKFIARFNAYAYWYLSKAMDSHDILRGRSSSYQDILKLVKASTLVIGIDSDGLFPVSEQKFLAENIPDATFGLIESPHGHDSFLIDYEKLNQLIKDFVEQKKKVYEPTVLKRKVNYSYS; encoded by the coding sequence ATGACCACACTATATCAATCTAAAGAAGAATTTAAACTGGAATCAGGACAAAGTCTCAACGGAATTCAGATTACTTATTCTGACTATGGTTCAAAAAATTCAGAGCGTGTAATATGGGTTTGTCATGCGCTATCAGGAAGTTCTGAAGTACTTACCTGGTGGGCAGGCTTGGTTGGAGATGGAAAACCATTTGATCCACGTGTTGACAGAATTATTTGTGCCAATGTACTGGGCTCATGTTATGGTACAACAGGTGCACAGGATTTGGAAAGACCATTGGATTTTCCGTCAATCACTGTAAAAGATATGGTGCATGCGCATGAATTACTTGCTGAACATTTGCAATTGAAAAAAATAGATGTGCTGATTGGAGCTTCTCTTGGTGGACAGCAAGCACTTGAATGGGCTATTATTAATCCTACACTAATCAAGCAACTTATTCTTATTGCAACTAATGCAGTGCATTCATCTTTTGGAAGGGCATTCAATGAAGCGCAACGTTTGGCTTTGCTTGCTGATCAATCATTTGGGAAGAAAGATGGTGGTAAGGCAGGACTAGTTGCGGCGCGGGCAATTGCTATGTTGTCTTATAGATCATATACTGATTTTGAACTCAAGCAATCAGAAACTGAATTGAAATCAGATGGGTTTAAGTCAGCATCTTATGTTAGATATCAAGGTGAAAAATTTATTGCAAGATTTAATGCATATGCATATTGGTATCTTTCAAAAGCCATGGATAGTCATGATATTTTGCGCGGACGTTCAAGTTCATATCAAGATATTTTAAAACTTGTGAAAGCAAGCACACTGGTGATAGGTATTGATTCTGATGGCCTTTTTCCGGTGAGTGAACAAAAATTTCTTGCAGAAAATATTCCGGATGCCACGTTTGGATTGATTGAATCTCCGCATGGGCATGATTCTTTTTTAATTGACTACGAAAAACTCAACCAACTCATAAAAGATTTTGTAGAACAAAAGAAAAAAGTATATGAGCCAACCGTGCTGAAAAGAAAAGTGAATTATTCGTATTCCTAA
- a CDS encoding NUDIX domain-containing protein, which translates to MKINSFNVRIYGLLIWQNQVLITHEHRAGMLMTKFPGGGLEKGEGIHDCLVREFDEELELEIEPGELFYVNDFLQVSAFNPKEQLIAIYYRVHAKDFQCHEILTHDKVNLLKPGEQIFEWKNIADLDSGLFTFPIDQLVTEKLRSNFR; encoded by the coding sequence GTGAAAATCAATTCATTCAACGTTCGCATTTACGGTTTGCTCATCTGGCAAAATCAGGTGTTGATCACGCATGAGCACAGGGCAGGCATGCTGATGACAAAGTTCCCCGGTGGTGGTTTAGAGAAAGGAGAAGGAATTCATGATTGTCTTGTGCGAGAATTTGATGAAGAACTTGAACTTGAAATTGAACCGGGTGAATTATTTTATGTCAATGATTTTTTGCAAGTTTCTGCATTTAATCCAAAGGAACAGTTGATAGCAATCTACTATCGTGTTCACGCTAAAGATTTTCAATGTCATGAAATTTTAACCCATGATAAAGTGAATTTATTAAAACCCGGTGAACAAATTTTTGAATGGAAAAACATAGCTGATCTTGATTCCGGTTTATTTACTTTTCCGATTGATCAGTTGGTGACAGAAAAATTAAGGTCAAATTTTAGGTAA
- a CDS encoding DUF5615 family PIN-like protein: MKLLFDQNISPKIIKQLEIDFPDSKQVRHVGLEDASDSIIFVYAKNNNFSIVTFDSDYVDLNIVRGIPPKIIWLKTGNLTTRSISEILKKNIVVIQEFLQSDDGEILEIIKNDP; the protein is encoded by the coding sequence TTGAAACTTTTGTTCGACCAAAATATCTCACCAAAAATCATTAAACAACTGGAAATAGATTTTCCTGACTCAAAACAGGTACGTCATGTTGGTTTGGAAGACGCATCGGATTCCATAATTTTCGTTTACGCAAAAAATAATAATTTCTCTATTGTAACTTTCGACTCTGATTATGTTGACTTGAATATTGTTCGTGGAATTCCTCCGAAAATTATTTGGCTCAAAACTGGAAATTTGACTACACGATCAATCTCTGAAATACTCAAAAAGAACATTGTTGTTATCCAAGAATTTTTGCAATCCGACGATGGAGAAATACTTGAGATAATAAAAAACGACCCATAG
- a CDS encoding homoserine dehydrogenase, producing MRKKLTIGLFGFGCVGSGLYEVLNRSGLFNAEIKTIVVKNKAKQRPIPEEHFKFDKEAILADTEINLVVELIDDAEAAYEIVTRAIRSGKHVVTANKKMIAQHLDELIALKNQYKVSFLYEASVCGSIPVIRNLEEYYNNDTLASVQGICNGTTNYILTRLDKEGKSFDEILKDAQDSGFAETDPTLDIDGFDAKFKLQILIAHAFGVITQPDQVLNIGIRHVKVQDIQYAREKGLKIKLIAGAEKIGNKVIGYVAPQFVKEDSFAFDVNYEFNAVSIEAAFSDKQVFKGKGAGSFPTASAVLSDISALQYDYGYEYRKKETTSLGYDKNFFTRIFISSTSPTKLNDIPFVEVEESFSSKDYAYKIGKVDYGKFNHALYRENPELFIGFFPENEHDFKLSEVEKEVEVSVG from the coding sequence ATGAGAAAGAAATTAACGATTGGTCTGTTTGGCTTTGGATGTGTTGGATCAGGCTTGTATGAAGTACTGAACAGATCAGGATTATTCAATGCAGAAATAAAAACTATAGTAGTAAAAAATAAAGCGAAACAACGCCCGATACCTGAAGAGCATTTCAAATTTGACAAAGAGGCAATACTTGCTGATACTGAAATTAATTTAGTAGTTGAATTGATTGATGATGCTGAAGCAGCGTATGAGATTGTCACGCGTGCAATTCGCTCAGGAAAACATGTGGTAACAGCAAACAAAAAGATGATTGCACAGCATTTAGATGAATTGATTGCGCTTAAAAATCAGTACAAGGTTTCATTTTTGTATGAAGCATCCGTGTGCGGAAGTATTCCGGTTATTAGAAATTTGGAAGAATATTATAACAATGATACGCTGGCATCAGTGCAAGGAATTTGCAATGGAACCACCAACTATATCTTAACCAGATTAGATAAAGAAGGGAAAAGTTTTGATGAAATTTTGAAAGATGCTCAAGATTCAGGATTTGCTGAAACTGATCCAACGTTGGACATAGATGGCTTTGATGCAAAATTCAAATTACAAATTTTGATTGCTCACGCCTTTGGTGTGATTACCCAACCTGATCAGGTCTTAAATATTGGAATTCGTCACGTGAAAGTGCAAGACATTCAATACGCACGAGAAAAAGGATTGAAAATAAAACTCATTGCGGGCGCAGAAAAAATCGGAAACAAAGTCATTGGATATGTTGCTCCACAATTTGTAAAAGAAGATAGTTTTGCTTTTGATGTTAATTACGAATTCAATGCTGTGTCTATTGAAGCAGCGTTTTCTGATAAGCAAGTATTCAAAGGCAAAGGTGCCGGTAGTTTTCCAACAGCTAGTGCCGTTTTATCTGATATTTCAGCCCTTCAGTATGATTACGGATATGAATACCGAAAAAAAGAAACCACCTCGTTGGGGTATGATAAAAATTTCTTTACACGCATTTTTATTTCTTCTACCAGTCCAACTAAATTGAATGATATCCCTTTTGTTGAAGTAGAAGAAAGTTTCAGCTCAAAAGATTATGCGTACAAAATAGGTAAGGTTGATTATGGGAAGTTTAATCATGCGCTTTACAGAGAAAATCCGGAATTGTTTATAGGATTTTTCCCGGAGAATGAACACGATTTTAAATTGTCAGAGGTAGAGAAAGAAGTGGAAGTATCAGTGGGGTGA
- a CDS encoding YeeE/YedE family protein: MKYARYIFYGIVFAIILIKVEAISWYRIQEMFLFHSFHMYGVLFSAIGVALLGVQLIKFYNQKRDEKNKIELKKKELNLKANILGGIIFGLGWGITGACPGPIYALIGLDILPAVVVLLGALVGTYFFLIFKRKLLSH, encoded by the coding sequence ATGAAATACGCGCGATATATTTTTTACGGAATTGTGTTTGCCATCATTCTCATCAAAGTAGAAGCAATTAGTTGGTACCGCATACAGGAAATGTTTTTATTTCATTCATTTCACATGTACGGTGTGCTGTTCAGTGCAATTGGTGTGGCGCTGCTGGGTGTTCAACTGATTAAATTTTATAATCAAAAAAGAGATGAGAAAAATAAAATTGAACTGAAGAAAAAAGAGCTCAACCTCAAAGCAAATATTCTTGGTGGTATCATTTTTGGTTTAGGCTGGGGAATAACCGGCGCTTGTCCTGGTCCTATTTATGCCTTAATCGGACTTGATATTCTGCCCGCAGTAGTGGTTCTGCTTGGAGCGCTGGTTGGTACGTATTTCTTTCTGATTTTTAAACGAAAATTGCTTTCTCATTAA
- a CDS encoding Hsp20/alpha crystallin family protein produces MKEITGTFPAVNVKETETDYQIEMAVPGKSKEDFKIDVHDKLLTISSENRQSKEEKEDNYTRREFSYSSFRRSFRLPELANEDGCVANYTDGILKVSVPKKDSKKPGVKSIEVS; encoded by the coding sequence ATGAAAGAAATAACAGGCACTTTTCCGGCCGTGAATGTAAAAGAAACCGAAACAGATTATCAAATTGAAATGGCTGTTCCGGGAAAAAGTAAAGAAGATTTTAAAATTGATGTGCACGATAAATTACTGACTATTTCATCAGAGAATCGTCAATCAAAAGAAGAAAAAGAAGACAATTATACGCGAAGAGAATTCAGTTATAGTTCATTCAGACGATCATTCAGACTACCCGAACTGGCAAATGAAGATGGTTGCGTTGCGAATTATACTGATGGAATTTTAAAAGTTTCTGTTCCAAAAAAAGACTCTAAAAAACCCGGAGTGAAGTCGATCGAAGTTTCATAA
- a CDS encoding aminotransferase class I/II-fold pyridoxal phosphate-dependent enzyme → MKQETKLIRTQVKRTENREHSVPLYFTSSFTFENSDQMAALFNEEEDGFIYSRYSNPNVDEFVRKMADLEHAENGWATASGMAAVFTSFAAFLKQGDHIVSCRSIFGSTHKLFTEIFPKWGITTTYVPFDDVASWEQAITPNTKMIYLETPTNPGLDLVDLKAAGDLAKKTNTLLVVDNCFATPINQKPLDFGAHLSIHSATKYIDGQGRGMGGIILGSNQHVEQLKAFARHSGPALSPFNAWNFSKALETLPLRMEKHNANAFEIAKRLEKHSAVKFVRYPFLESHPQHQLAKAQMTGGGGLVSFEIKGGLSAGKKFLDSLNMISLTANLGDTRSIIIHPASTTHSKLTEEDRLKVGITPGLIRISAGLEHVEDIWSDIEQALER, encoded by the coding sequence ATGAAGCAAGAAACTAAATTAATTCGCACCCAGGTAAAGAGAACTGAAAACAGAGAACACAGTGTGCCTTTATACTTCACATCAAGTTTTACATTTGAAAATTCTGATCAAATGGCTGCGCTATTTAATGAAGAGGAGGATGGATTTATATACAGTCGTTATTCTAATCCTAATGTAGATGAGTTTGTGCGCAAGATGGCTGATCTTGAACATGCTGAGAATGGTTGGGCTACTGCATCAGGCATGGCTGCTGTATTTACAAGCTTTGCAGCTTTTTTAAAACAAGGAGATCACATTGTTTCATGCCGTTCAATTTTTGGATCAACACATAAATTATTTACAGAGATATTTCCAAAATGGGGCATTACCACAACCTATGTTCCGTTTGATGATGTGGCATCTTGGGAGCAAGCAATTACACCCAATACAAAAATGATTTATCTTGAGACACCAACGAATCCAGGGCTTGATTTGGTTGATCTGAAAGCTGCCGGTGATCTTGCAAAAAAAACAAATACCCTCTTGGTTGTTGACAATTGTTTTGCTACGCCCATCAACCAAAAACCGCTTGATTTCGGAGCGCATCTTTCTATTCATTCTGCCACAAAATATATTGACGGGCAGGGTAGAGGCATGGGCGGAATTATTCTTGGATCAAATCAACATGTTGAACAACTAAAAGCATTTGCCAGACATAGCGGACCTGCTTTATCACCCTTCAATGCATGGAATTTTTCAAAAGCACTTGAGACACTTCCGTTGCGCATGGAAAAACACAATGCCAATGCTTTTGAAATTGCAAAGCGACTTGAAAAACATTCGGCGGTTAAATTTGTGCGTTATCCTTTTCTTGAAAGTCATCCGCAACATCAATTAGCAAAAGCACAAATGACGGGCGGCGGCGGACTTGTCAGTTTTGAAATCAAAGGAGGATTATCAGCGGGTAAAAAATTTCTTGATAGTTTAAACATGATCAGTCTCACTGCAAATCTTGGTGATACCAGAAGCATCATTATTCACCCTGCTTCAACTACCCATTCAAAATTGACTGAAGAAGATCGTCTCAAAGTTGGTATTACCCCGGGCTTAATTCGCATCTCTGCCGGTCTTGAACATGTAGAAGATATTTGGAGTGATATTGAGCAGGCGTTGGAGAGGTAG